In Klebsiella aerogenes, the DNA window GGCCTCTCGCACGCCAGCGCGCTCTATTTTTATGAAATGGGCACCGAAGATGTCGGTCTGGCAGGCGCGGGGCAAGCGGCGCGCGCGCAGGACGCTTCGACCATCGTCACCAACCCGGCAGGGATGACTCGCCTTCCGGACCATATGTTTACCGGCGGCGCGCAGGTCATGGGCGGCGACATCTCCTATCAGATGAAAAATGACAACGGCGGCAATAGCCCCGGCAACGTCATGAATCTGTTCCCTAACGCCAGCGGATTTTACGCGCAGAAAATCAATGACGATTTGTATGCCGGGATTGGCTTATACGGTAACTACGGTTTAGGCATCGATTTTGGCAACTGGGCCGGCGACCGACTGATCAAAAAAAGCACCATGGTCGCGATGACGCTGAGCCCGTCTCTGGCATGGAAGCTTAACGATCGACTCTCCATCGGCGCCTCCGCCAACCTGAACTATGGTTATCTGTCGCTGACGCGTAACGTCGACGGTAGCGATGAGCAAGATAAAGACCATGACTGGGCGATGAGCTACCGTCTGGGCCTGCTGATGCAGCTGACGGAACAAACCCGCGTCGGGATGACCTGGAATAGCAAAACCGACTACGACTTCAACGTTAAGGGTCAAGCGCGTTTCCCAAATTTACCGAACGTCTCATATGAGTTACCAATTTCCGCTCAGGTCCGCGCGCCACAGCAGATTATGCTCAGTATGGTGCATGACATTAATACCCAGTGGTCGGTGATGGGCGATCTCGGCTGGCAGGACTGGAGCCAGTTCGGTAGCCCGCAAATCACCGTCGTCGGCCGCGAAAGTCACAAAGACAACCGGCTGAAAGACTCCTGGCACACCGCCGTCGGCGTGCAGTACCGGCCGACCAGACAGTGGCGTCTGAACGCCGGGGTTGGCTTCGACAGCTCAGTTTATGATTCGCAAAGCGACACCGCGCTTTCGCTGCCGACCGGCGATGAATGGCGCTTCGCGACCGGCGCACAGTATCAGGTCACTCCAGCCAGCAATATCGGCGTCGCCGTGTCGTACCTGCACATGCAGTCTTCACACGTCAAATCTCCGCCCATTCTCGCCGGCGACTACGATCACCCTTACCTGTGGTTCGCCAGCGTCAACTACAGTTACCAGTTCTGATGCTCTCTGCCGCCCGCACGACACGTGCGGGCGGCAGAGGGGCGTTGCAACATCAAGGTCTTAGCTCTTTGCGTCAAGTACAATTGCTGCGCTATACGCTATGCTTTAGCAGAAACTAATAACGTAGTGAGTTCATAAGGAAATCATCATGCGCTACAACATTCTTGCTCTTGTTCTGCCTTGCGCGCTGGCGCTGAGCGCCTGTACCACCGTGACCCCGGCTTATAAAGACAACGGCACCCGTAGCGGTCCCTGCATCGAAGGCGGCCCGGACGAGGTGGCGCAGCAGTTCTATGATTATCAAATCCAGCATCGCAATAACGACCTGACCGCGCTACGCCCGTATCTGAGCGACGGCTTAGCCAAACTGCTGAACGACGTCCATCAGGATCCATCGCGTAATACTCTGCTGCAATCCAATCCTTTCTCCAGCAGCGCCACCCCAGCCGATAGTGCTGATGTCGCCAGCGCCTCGACTATTCCGAACCGCGATGCGCGCAATATTCCGCTGCGCGTTGAGTTAAAACAGGGAACCCAGAGCTGGAAAGATGAAGTGCTGATGATTCAGGAAGGTCAATGCTGGGCCGTGGATGATGTCCGCTATCTTGGCATAAACAGCCACGCGCCGGCCGGAACGCTGCGTCAGAGTCTCGAAAAACGCTGATTACGGCGTTGAAGCTGCCCCGCAGAAACGATAACCCCGGTAAAATGTCGGTATTCCGTCCGGTAATGCCGACATTTGTTCCTCCCTACCACACGAACCCATATTTTGTGCTAACTTTAGAGAGAAATGTGGTTTACATTTAACTTTTAACGCATAAATATTGCATAACTATTCTGTCAACGTTACTATTTGCGGCCTCAATAGCTATTCGTATCAGACTGCCCAGATGAGTATTAAACTAAACGGCATTAATTGCTTCTACGGCGCGCACCAGGCGCTGTTCGACATCACGCTGGATTGCCCGCAGGGGGAAACGCTGGTGCTCCTCGGCCCAAGCGGCGCCGGGAAAAGCTCGCTGCTTCGCGTACTCAACCTGCTGGAGATGCCGCGTTCCGGTACCTTAAACATCGCCGGTAATCAATTCGACTTTACCAAAGCGCCGTCTGACAAAGCCATTCGCGAGCTGCGCCAGAACGTCGGAATGGTCTTCCAACAGTACAATCTGTGGCCGCACCTCACGGTGGTGCAAAACCTGATCGAAGCCCCATGCCGCGTGCTGGGTTTAAGCAAGGATCAGGCGCTGGCACGTGCCGAGAAGCTGCTGGAGCGTTTACGCCTCAAGCCTTATAGCGACCGCTATCCGCTGCATCTGTCCGGCGGCCAACAGCAGCGCGTGGCAATCGCTCGCGCGCTGATGATGGAGCCGCAGGTGCTGCTGTTTGATGAACCCACCGCCGCGCTCGACCCAGAAATCACCGCCCAGATCGTCAGCATCATTCGCGAATTGGCGGAAACCAGGATTACCCAGGTTATCGTTACCCACGAAGTGGAAGTGGCGCGTAAAACCGCCAGCCGCGTGGTGTATATGGAAAACGGGCATATCGTTGAGCAAGGGGATGCCAACTGCTTCACGCATCCGCAAACCGACGCCTTTAAAAACTATCTTTCACATTGATGTTTTCGGGGAAATAACGATGAAAAAAGTACTGATTGCCGCTCTGCTCGCGGGCATGAGCCTCTCCGCTAGCGCAGCCCAGACCATCCGTTTCGCCACTGAGGCCTCCTACCCTCCATTTGAGCTGGTAGACGCCAACAACAAAATCGTCGGTTTTGACGTCGACCTGGCCAACGCGCTGTGCAAAGAAATGGACGCGACCTGCACCTTTACCAACCAGGCGTTCGATAGTCTGATCCCAGGTCTGAAGTTCCGTCGCTTCGACGCCGTCATGGCCGGTATGGACATCACGCCTGAGCGTGAAAAACAGGTTCTGTTCAGCACCCCATACTATGAAAACTCGGCGCTGTTTGTCGGCCAGCAGGGTAAATTCACCGGAATCGACCAGCTGAAAGGCAAAAAAGTCGGCGTGCAGAACGGTACGACTCACCAGAAATTCATTACCGATAAGCACCCGGAAATCACCACCGTGCCTTATGACAGCTACCAGAACGCCAAGCTGGATCTGCAAAATGGCCGCATTGACGCCGTCTTCGGCGACACGGCAGTGGTGACCGAGTGGCTGAAAAGCAATCCGAAGCTGGCGCCGGTTGGCGATAAAGTGACGGATAAAGACTACTTCGGTACCGGCCTCGGCATTGCGGTTCGTCAGGGCAATACCGAGCTGCAGCAGAAATTTAACGCTGCGCTGGAAAAAGTGAAGAAAGATGGGACTTACCAGACCATCTATAGCAAATGGTTCCAGAAGTAACGCTGAATGAACGAATTTTTTCCATTAGCAAGCGCCGCCGGGATGACCGTCGGCCTTGCCGTTTGCGCGCTGGTCATCGGCCTGGTGCTGGCGATGCTCTTCGCCGTGCTGGAGTCGGTGAAATGGCGCCCAGTGGCATGGCTCGCGACCGGCATCGTCACTATTTTACGCGGCCTGCCGGAAATTCTGGTGGTGCTGTTTATCTACTTCGGCTCCTCACAGCTGCTGCTGACGCTGTCTGACGGCTTTACGCTCAACCTCGGATTTGTGCAGATTCCGGTACAGATGCAGATTGAGAACTTCGACGTCAGTCCATTCCTCTGCGGCGCCATTGCGCTTTCTCTGCTGTACGCGGCTTATGCTTCGCAGACCCTGCGCGGCGCATTGAAAGCGGTACCGCAAGGGCAGTGGGAGTCGGGGCAAGCGCTCGGTTTGTCGCAGGCGGCGATTTTCTTCCGCCTGGTGATGCCGCAGATGTGGCGTCATGCTCTGCCGGGCCTGGGCAACCAGTGGTTAGTGCTGCTGAAAGACACCGCGCTGGTGAGCCTGATCAGCGTCAACGATCTGATGCTGCAAACCAAAAGTATCGCCACCCGTACGCAGGAGCCATTTAACTGGTACATCATTGCGGCGGCGATTTATCTCGTCATCACCCTGTTGAGTCAGTACATCCTCAAGCGTATTGACCAGCGCGCGACGCGCTTCGAACGGAGACCAGGTTGATGCTCGATTACTTACCCGAACTGCTGAAAGGGCTGCATACCAGCCTGACGCTGACCGCGGCATCGATCGTCGTGGCGCTGATTCTGGCGCTGATCTTTACCATCATTCTGACGTTGAAAACACCGGTCGTGGTGTGGATCGTCCGCGGCTATATCACCCTGTTTACCGGTACGCCGCTGCTGGTGCAGATCTTCCTGATCTACTATGGCCCAGGCCAGTTCCCTTCATTGCAGAACTATCCGGTGCTGTGGCATTTGATTTCCGAGCCCTGGCTGTGCGCGTTGATTGCTCTGTCGCTGAACAGCGCCGCCTATACCACCCAG includes these proteins:
- a CDS encoding outer membrane protein transport protein codes for the protein MKKIVLLISGMLCSGLSHASALYFYEMGTEDVGLAGAGQAARAQDASTIVTNPAGMTRLPDHMFTGGAQVMGGDISYQMKNDNGGNSPGNVMNLFPNASGFYAQKINDDLYAGIGLYGNYGLGIDFGNWAGDRLIKKSTMVAMTLSPSLAWKLNDRLSIGASANLNYGYLSLTRNVDGSDEQDKDHDWAMSYRLGLLMQLTEQTRVGMTWNSKTDYDFNVKGQARFPNLPNVSYELPISAQVRAPQQIMLSMVHDINTQWSVMGDLGWQDWSQFGSPQITVVGRESHKDNRLKDSWHTAVGVQYRPTRQWRLNAGVGFDSSVYDSQSDTALSLPTGDEWRFATGAQYQVTPASNIGVAVSYLHMQSSHVKSPPILAGDYDHPYLWFASVNYSYQF
- a CDS encoding lipoprotein; its protein translation is MRYNILALVLPCALALSACTTVTPAYKDNGTRSGPCIEGGPDEVAQQFYDYQIQHRNNDLTALRPYLSDGLAKLLNDVHQDPSRNTLLQSNPFSSSATPADSADVASASTIPNRDARNIPLRVELKQGTQSWKDEVLMIQEGQCWAVDDVRYLGINSHAPAGTLRQSLEKR
- the artP gene encoding arginine ABC transporter ATP-binding protein ArtP, with protein sequence MSIKLNGINCFYGAHQALFDITLDCPQGETLVLLGPSGAGKSSLLRVLNLLEMPRSGTLNIAGNQFDFTKAPSDKAIRELRQNVGMVFQQYNLWPHLTVVQNLIEAPCRVLGLSKDQALARAEKLLERLRLKPYSDRYPLHLSGGQQQRVAIARALMMEPQVLLFDEPTAALDPEITAQIVSIIRELAETRITQVIVTHEVEVARKTASRVVYMENGHIVEQGDANCFTHPQTDAFKNYLSH
- the artJ gene encoding arginine ABC transporter substrate-binding protein; its protein translation is MKKVLIAALLAGMSLSASAAQTIRFATEASYPPFELVDANNKIVGFDVDLANALCKEMDATCTFTNQAFDSLIPGLKFRRFDAVMAGMDITPEREKQVLFSTPYYENSALFVGQQGKFTGIDQLKGKKVGVQNGTTHQKFITDKHPEITTVPYDSYQNAKLDLQNGRIDAVFGDTAVVTEWLKSNPKLAPVGDKVTDKDYFGTGLGIAVRQGNTELQQKFNAALEKVKKDGTYQTIYSKWFQK
- the artQ gene encoding arginine ABC transporter permease ArtQ; amino-acid sequence: MNEFFPLASAAGMTVGLAVCALVIGLVLAMLFAVLESVKWRPVAWLATGIVTILRGLPEILVVLFIYFGSSQLLLTLSDGFTLNLGFVQIPVQMQIENFDVSPFLCGAIALSLLYAAYASQTLRGALKAVPQGQWESGQALGLSQAAIFFRLVMPQMWRHALPGLGNQWLVLLKDTALVSLISVNDLMLQTKSIATRTQEPFNWYIIAAAIYLVITLLSQYILKRIDQRATRFERRPG